The proteins below are encoded in one region of Aphelocoma coerulescens isolate FSJ_1873_10779 chromosome 4, UR_Acoe_1.0, whole genome shotgun sequence:
- the DRD5 gene encoding D(1B) dopamine receptor has product MLRGGRSPLPPATGPPDEPRGPAASPGAAQVAAGSLLALLILWTLFGNVLVCAAIVRYRHLRSKVTNIFIVSLAVSDLLVALLVMPWKAVAEVAGYWPFGAFCNVWVAFDIMCSTASILNLCVISVDRYWAISSPFRYERKMTQRLALVMISVAWALSVLISFIPVQLNWHKGGDVVAAADIGDEFGTAWAAAGAVTTWAEDMSTTWVALAAVRPSDGTSGSNDTLTGPSESCDSSLNRTYAISSSLISFYIPVAIMIVTYTRIYRIAQVQIRRISSLERAAEHAQSCRSSHIDCHHHTSLKSSIRKETKVLKTLSVIMGVFVCCWLPFFILNCMVPFCESPPSDPHAGLPCVSETTFNIFVWFGWANSSLNPIIYAFNADFRKVFSNLLGCGQFCSGTPVETVNISNELISYNQDTLYHKEIVTAYVNMIPNVVDCEENREDPFDRMSQISPDHEVATDSACELDCEGEISLGKITPFTPNGLH; this is encoded by the coding sequence atgcTGCGGGGCGGCCGGAGCCCACTGCCGCCGGCGACGGGGCCCCCCGACGAGCCGCGGGGGCCGGCGGCCTCCCCCGGCGCGGCGCAGGTGGCGGCGGGCAGCCTGCTGGCGCTGCTCATCCTCTGGACCCTCTTTGGGAACGTGCTGGTGTGCGCGGCCATCGTCCGCTACCGGCACCTGCGGAGCAAGGTTACCAACATCTTCATCGTGTCCCTGGCTGTCTCGGACCTGCTGGTTGCCCTGCTGGTCATGCCCTGGAAGGCGGTGGCAGAGGTAGCTGGGTACTGGCCCTTTGGGGCTTTCTGCAACGTCTGGGTAGCCTTTGATATCATGTGCTCCACGGCCTCCATCCTCAACCTGTGCGTGATCAGTGTGGACAGGTACTGGGCTATCTCCAGCCCTTTCCGCTACGAGAGGAAGATGACCCAGCGGTTGGCTCTGGTGATGATCAGCGTGGCATGGGCGCTGTCTGTGCTTATCTCCTTCATCCCTGTCCAGCTCAACTGGCACAAAGGTGGGgatgttgttgctgctgctgataTTGGAGATGAATTTGGcactgcctgggcagcagcaggtgctGTCACCACCTGGGCAGAAGATATGAGTACCACATGGGTGGCATTAGCAGCAGTGAGACCCTCTGATGGGACCTCTGGCAGCAATGATACCCTCACTGGACCATCAGAGAGCTGTGACTCCAGCCTCAACAGGACTTATGCTATTTCCTCCTCCTTGATCAGTTTTTATATCCCGGTGGCTATCATGATAGTTACCTACACTCGAATCTACCGCATTGCCCAGGTGCAGATTCGTCGTATTTCTTCCTTGGAGAGGGCAGCCGAGCATGCACAGAGCTGCCGGAGCAGCCACATTGATTGCCACCATCACACAAGCCTCAAGTCCTCCATCAGGAAAGAAACTAAGGTGTTGAAGACTCTTTCTGTCATCATGGGTGTCTTTGTCTGCTGCTGGTTGCCGTTCTTCATCCTGAACTGCATGGTTCCCTTCTGCGAGAGCCCACCCAGTGACCCCCACGCTGGCCTCCCCTGCGTCAGTGAGACCACCTTTAATATCTTTGTCTGGTTTGGTTGGGCCAACTCTTCTCTTAACCCCATCATCTATGCCTTCAATGCTGACTTTAGAAAGGTTTTCTCCAACCTCCTGGGATGCGGTCAGTTTTGCTCTGGTACTCCAGTGGAGACTGTTAATATAAGCAATGAGCTTATCTCTTACAACCAGGACACCCTTTACCATAAGGAGATAGTGACTGCTTATGTTAACATGATCCCAAATGTGGTTGACTGTGAGGAAAATCGCGAGGACCCTTTTGATAGGATGTCCCAGATCTCCCCTGACCATGAAGTTGCCACTGACTCTGCCTGTGAGCTGGACTGTGAGGGGGAGATTTCGCTAGGCAAGATAACACCTTTCACTCCAAATGGTTTGCATTAA